The following are encoded in a window of Chondrinema litorale genomic DNA:
- a CDS encoding ATP-binding protein has product MYNKLYPDFKLTPDNCDKEPIHRPLAIQGHGHILVFSLDKIDYLYAMSDSIPNLFNIEENVIWTEPVIKWLPKPLQPIFNKINTPKEWNTVDSYEVEILNQQFDVIIHIHAGKFILELEHKLEAHLLFPVSPFGVLRNVSQFLSGVNTKEELYDETAKQFKSLSGYDRVMVYKFDEDYHGHVVGEAKEQHLSSYLDLHYPATDIPKMARDLFLKNKSRIIQDIRKEVHWLKFNPEANPANERLDLSFAQLRATSPIHIEYLNNIGVRATLTLAIIIDNKLWGLIAFHNYSPYCISYAARKTCEIVVDVFVKRLLEIENQVKIEKAAELNKLTNALHEKLNINFDISFQIIDRLKDVEGLCNADGVALISDFAGVHVRGLTPEKSKLSAITDWLDSSSISNSIYYSHNFTAELPKAIEINKKIGGMMACKITEGHPFYILWFRYSKPETTTWGHKPEKDFSQETNENGEVILSPQNSFELWKTHNYNVSKRWKQYEVDTIETLRRNIHIKELHRKAKKALQLEEDIKRITYIASHDLQEPLKTVTNYLFLIQEELEDNITEDIKYFSGRTEKAAERMKFMLNDMLNFSRTGNDENYALVDLNEVITEVIEDLHAAFECSQAKIEVGKLPTIRAVFIEMKQLFLNLISNAIKYQKPDSIPELNINAKFESHEWIICVEDNGIGIETAYIDKIFGLFQRLHSKHEYEGTGIGLAICKKIVSRFEGEIWVESIPDVGSKFFVKIHQTFFKK; this is encoded by the coding sequence ATGTATAATAAACTCTATCCCGACTTTAAGCTAACACCTGATAACTGTGATAAAGAACCTATTCACAGACCTCTTGCAATTCAGGGACATGGACATATTTTGGTGTTTAGCCTAGATAAAATAGATTACTTATATGCAATGAGTGATTCTATTCCTAATCTTTTTAATATAGAAGAAAATGTAATTTGGACAGAACCTGTTATAAAATGGCTTCCAAAACCTCTACAACCTATATTTAATAAAATTAATACTCCTAAGGAATGGAATACTGTTGATTCGTACGAAGTTGAAATTTTAAACCAACAGTTCGATGTAATTATTCACATTCATGCTGGAAAGTTTATTTTAGAATTAGAACATAAGTTAGAAGCTCACTTATTATTTCCTGTTTCACCATTTGGTGTCTTGAGAAATGTAAGTCAATTTTTGTCAGGAGTTAATACTAAAGAGGAACTTTACGATGAAACTGCTAAGCAATTTAAAAGCTTATCAGGATATGATAGGGTGATGGTTTACAAGTTTGATGAAGATTACCATGGGCATGTGGTTGGAGAAGCTAAAGAACAACATTTAAGTTCATATCTTGATCTACATTATCCGGCTACAGATATCCCTAAAATGGCCAGAGATCTCTTCTTAAAGAATAAGAGTAGAATTATTCAGGATATTAGAAAAGAAGTCCATTGGTTAAAATTTAATCCAGAAGCAAATCCTGCAAATGAGCGTCTCGATCTTTCTTTTGCCCAACTAAGAGCAACATCTCCCATACATATTGAGTACCTGAATAACATTGGTGTAAGGGCAACACTTACACTAGCAATTATAATAGATAATAAGTTGTGGGGTTTAATCGCATTTCATAATTATAGTCCTTATTGCATTTCATATGCAGCAAGAAAGACTTGTGAAATTGTTGTAGATGTATTTGTAAAGAGACTATTAGAAATTGAAAATCAGGTTAAAATAGAAAAAGCAGCAGAGTTAAATAAGTTAACGAATGCCTTACATGAAAAACTGAATATTAATTTTGATATCAGCTTTCAAATAATAGATAGACTTAAAGATGTTGAAGGTCTTTGTAATGCAGATGGAGTTGCTTTAATAAGTGATTTTGCGGGCGTTCATGTGCGTGGTTTAACTCCAGAAAAAAGCAAATTAAGTGCAATTACAGATTGGTTAGATAGTAGTAGTATAAGCAATAGTATTTATTATTCGCATAATTTTACTGCAGAGCTACCAAAGGCCATAGAAATTAATAAAAAGATAGGAGGTATGATGGCCTGTAAAATTACTGAAGGTCATCCTTTTTATATCTTATGGTTTAGGTACTCCAAACCTGAAACTACTACATGGGGGCACAAGCCTGAAAAAGACTTTTCTCAAGAAACGAATGAAAATGGAGAAGTAATTCTAAGTCCACAAAACTCTTTTGAGTTATGGAAAACACACAACTATAATGTTTCAAAAAGATGGAAGCAATACGAGGTGGATACTATTGAGACATTAAGAAGAAATATTCATATTAAAGAACTACATCGTAAAGCGAAAAAGGCGCTTCAACTAGAAGAAGACATTAAGCGAATTACTTATATTGCTTCTCACGACTTACAAGAACCTTTAAAAACAGTTACTAATTACTTGTTTTTAATTCAGGAAGAATTAGAAGATAATATTACAGAAGATATTAAATATTTTTCTGGTAGAACTGAAAAAGCAGCTGAGAGAATGAAATTTATGTTGAACGATATGCTGAATTTTTCTCGCACTGGTAATGATGAAAATTATGCACTCGTAGATTTAAATGAAGTAATTACAGAAGTAATAGAAGATTTACATGCCGCTTTTGAATGCTCACAAGCAAAAATTGAAGTCGGAAAACTACCTACTATACGCGCAGTGTTTATTGAGATGAAACAACTGTTTTTAAATTTAATCTCAAATGCAATTAAGTATCAAAAGCCAGATAGTATACCAGAATTAAATATTAATGCAAAATTCGAATCTCACGAATGGATTATTTGTGTAGAAGATAATGGTATAGGGATAGAAACAGCTTATATAGATAAAATTTTCGGTTTATTTCAAAGGCTACATAGCAAACACGAATATGAAGGTACTGGAATTGGCTTAGCTATTTGTAAAAAAATTGTGAGCAGATTTGAAGGTGAAATTTGGGTTGAATCTATACCAGATGTTGGAAGTAAATTTTTTGTAAAAATTCATCAAACATTCTTTAAGAAATAA
- a CDS encoding family 43 glycosylhydrolase — MKESIKMLTNQYFSLLAFLFLLAGCAGNTNSGEEYTAYLFTYFTGNGPGEEAIRFALSEDGYNFKALNDNKAIIDSKKISTSGGVRDPHILRTADGKSFYMVVTDLYVPEMGWSNYAMVLMKSDDLINWTSSVVNIPETYKDEFGDVYRVWAPQTIYDENTGKYMIYFSMKQGEDPDKIYYAYANKDFTALESAPKQLYYPPVESNNKACIDGDIIYKDGKYHLFHKAEDGQPGIKLAISDSLTSGYKLVSNDRVDKEKDPVEGSGIFKLNNSDEWILMYDLYTKGGYQFTKSKDLKNFTVIDEDVKMNFHPRHGTVMPITQTELKRLLAKWATFDDPIITANSEKLKKINVYINGKKKKIHLPVKIGTDLSKFNPEFSAFTGFSITPAGAQDFSNGPVEYTISIDEKGSEKFEVTASEDHNPVLEGYYADPDILYSEKTGKYYIYPTTDGFMNWSGYYFKTFSSDDLINWKDEGTILDLKKDVSWISRNAWAPCIIEKKINGEYKYFYYFSAGQRIGVAVADNPTGPFVDKGEPLIDYKPEGVTGGQEIDPDVFEDPKTGKVYLYWGNGYMAGVELNDDMMSFDKSKIKLLKPDETYREGTYVIYRNGIYYFIWSEDDTRSPKYKLRYATSDSPLGEFTIPENNIIIQKDEEKEIFATGHNSVLQIPGTDEWYLVYHRFNFPKGIEMGDAGGFHREVCIDKMEFNEDGSIKEVMPTFKGIDGL, encoded by the coding sequence ATGAAGGAATCAATCAAAATGTTGACTAACCAATATTTTAGTCTGCTAGCTTTCTTATTTTTACTAGCAGGTTGTGCTGGAAATACAAACAGTGGCGAAGAGTACACAGCCTACTTGTTTACCTACTTTACAGGAAATGGTCCGGGTGAAGAAGCAATACGCTTTGCGTTAAGTGAAGATGGTTACAACTTTAAAGCACTGAATGATAATAAAGCCATTATCGATTCGAAGAAAATTAGTACTTCTGGTGGTGTGCGTGACCCGCATATTTTAAGAACTGCTGATGGAAAATCTTTCTATATGGTAGTTACAGATTTATATGTGCCAGAAATGGGATGGAGCAATTATGCCATGGTGTTGATGAAATCTGATGATTTGATAAACTGGACAAGTTCAGTAGTAAACATACCAGAAACTTATAAAGATGAGTTTGGTGATGTGTATCGCGTTTGGGCACCACAAACCATTTACGACGAAAACACTGGTAAATACATGATCTACTTCTCTATGAAACAAGGAGAAGACCCAGACAAAATCTATTATGCTTATGCAAATAAAGATTTTACAGCTTTAGAATCTGCACCTAAGCAATTGTATTATCCGCCAGTAGAGAGCAACAACAAGGCTTGTATCGATGGAGATATTATCTATAAAGATGGTAAATATCACCTATTCCATAAAGCAGAAGATGGGCAACCGGGAATTAAACTAGCTATTTCAGATAGTCTTACTTCTGGTTATAAACTAGTAAGTAACGATAGAGTTGATAAAGAAAAAGACCCTGTTGAAGGCAGTGGTATTTTTAAGCTCAATAATTCAGACGAATGGATTTTGATGTACGATCTTTATACAAAAGGTGGTTATCAGTTTACTAAAAGTAAAGACCTTAAAAACTTCACAGTAATTGACGAAGATGTGAAAATGAATTTCCATCCGAGGCATGGTACTGTAATGCCAATTACTCAGACAGAACTAAAGAGGTTGTTAGCAAAGTGGGCTACTTTCGACGATCCTATTATTACAGCAAATTCGGAAAAGCTTAAGAAGATCAATGTGTACATTAATGGAAAGAAAAAGAAAATTCATTTGCCAGTAAAAATCGGTACTGATCTTTCTAAATTCAACCCTGAGTTTTCAGCATTTACAGGTTTTTCAATTACTCCAGCAGGGGCTCAAGATTTTAGCAACGGCCCGGTTGAGTACACCATTAGCATAGATGAAAAAGGCTCGGAGAAATTTGAAGTAACCGCTTCTGAAGATCACAATCCAGTGTTAGAGGGATACTATGCAGACCCAGATATTCTTTATTCTGAAAAAACAGGTAAATATTATATCTATCCAACTACAGATGGTTTTATGAACTGGTCGGGTTATTATTTTAAGACTTTTTCTTCTGATGATTTAATCAACTGGAAAGACGAAGGAACCATTCTCGATCTTAAAAAAGATGTAAGCTGGATTAGTCGTAATGCTTGGGCACCTTGTATTATCGAGAAGAAAATAAATGGAGAATACAAGTATTTCTACTACTTTTCAGCCGGACAAAGAATTGGTGTAGCTGTAGCCGATAACCCAACAGGACCATTTGTAGACAAAGGGGAACCACTAATAGATTATAAACCAGAAGGTGTAACAGGAGGACAAGAAATTGACCCAGATGTATTTGAAGACCCTAAAACTGGTAAGGTTTATTTGTACTGGGGTAATGGTTACATGGCTGGTGTAGAATTGAACGACGACATGATGTCTTTCGATAAATCGAAAATCAAATTGTTAAAACCAGATGAGACCTACAGAGAGGGTACATATGTGATCTACAGAAATGGCATCTATTACTTTATTTGGTCTGAAGATGATACCAGAAGTCCAAAATATAAATTGCGCTATGCAACTTCAGATTCGCCACTAGGTGAGTTTACTATTCCAGAAAATAACATCATTATCCAAAAAGATGAGGAGAAAGAAATTTTTGCTACTGGACACAATTCTGTATTACAAATTCCGGGTACAGATGAATGGTATTTAGTTTACCATAGATTCAATTTTCCAAAAGGAATTGAAATGGGAGATGCAGGTGGATTCCACAGAGAAGTTTGTATAGATAAAATGGAGTTTAATGAAGATGGCAGCATTAAAGAAGTAATGCCAACATTTAAAGGCATAGATGGATTGTAG
- a CDS encoding HlyD family secretion protein, whose protein sequence is MFKQRFLILFWSISVVLLSFFSFKYKDASSSIIAEVEPQKHAISFQKAVKVKEIYVVPGQHVKKGEQLLKVERPDLKLDAERLNNELQSLLSKQKINKVEKNNKIYLSKLERESRERKIFIEMEQLKIAISNNNQLASNLEVLNLLPDSIKNADKSYLEKRINMLQKELLNVEQKLNTEMNEAEQVYSIEDEILERAVNQTRQEIALLEDEEKELIQVAHVNGTIGNIYAQVEELVNPYNTLISVYEDNPTIIRALMSEKQSFQVASGEEVIVESTNRKYRIKGNIFEIGSRIIEYPDRLRTFREVPMWGRELFIRIPNESNFLNGEKVFVILNGE, encoded by the coding sequence ATGTTTAAGCAACGATTTCTGATATTATTTTGGAGTATTTCTGTAGTACTGCTTAGTTTCTTCTCATTTAAATATAAAGATGCATCTTCTTCTATTATTGCAGAAGTTGAGCCTCAAAAACATGCAATCAGTTTTCAGAAAGCTGTAAAAGTAAAAGAGATTTATGTAGTTCCTGGGCAACATGTAAAAAAGGGAGAACAGCTATTAAAAGTTGAAAGACCAGATTTAAAATTGGATGCAGAGCGACTTAACAACGAGTTACAATCTTTGCTGTCTAAACAGAAAATAAACAAGGTAGAGAAAAATAATAAGATCTACCTATCTAAACTGGAAAGAGAGTCTAGAGAAAGAAAAATATTTATTGAAATGGAACAGCTTAAAATAGCTATTTCAAATAATAACCAACTTGCTAGCAATTTGGAAGTGCTTAACCTTTTACCAGATTCTATAAAAAATGCTGATAAATCTTATCTGGAAAAAAGGATAAATATGTTGCAAAAAGAACTGTTGAATGTAGAGCAAAAGCTGAATACAGAGATGAATGAGGCAGAGCAAGTTTATTCGATAGAAGATGAAATTCTGGAAAGAGCAGTGAATCAAACAAGGCAAGAAATTGCTCTTTTAGAAGATGAAGAGAAAGAGCTTATCCAAGTAGCCCATGTAAATGGCACCATTGGGAATATATATGCGCAGGTAGAAGAATTGGTGAACCCATACAACACGCTTATCTCTGTCTATGAAGATAACCCAACAATTATAAGAGCACTTATGAGTGAAAAACAAAGTTTTCAGGTAGCAAGTGGCGAAGAGGTAATTGTTGAATCTACCAATAGGAAATACAGGATTAAAGGGAACATATTTGAGATTGGTTCTAGAATTATTGAATATCCCGATAGACTGAGAACATTTCGCGAAGTGCCCATGTGGGGTAGAGAATTATTCATCAGAATTCCCAATGAGAGTAATTTTTTGAATGGTGAGAAAGTATTTGTGATTTTAAACGGTGAGTAA
- a CDS encoding response regulator: MTKKCKLILLIDDDIDDNFFHKRIIEKAGITEEVAICLDGKDALQYLTATGKYTNENESYPRPEIIFLDINMPRMNGWDFLEEYRKLPETVRSSHVIVMVTTSLDIEDRQKADTYEEVKYYQNKPMTKAILNEIMDHYFT; the protein is encoded by the coding sequence ATGACTAAAAAATGTAAATTAATTCTTCTTATTGATGATGATATCGATGATAATTTTTTCCATAAACGCATAATTGAAAAAGCTGGAATTACAGAAGAAGTTGCAATTTGTTTAGATGGAAAAGATGCATTGCAATACCTCACAGCTACAGGAAAATATACAAATGAAAACGAGTCTTATCCTCGACCAGAAATAATATTTTTGGATATTAATATGCCCAGAATGAATGGTTGGGATTTTCTAGAAGAATACCGAAAGTTACCTGAAACGGTAAGGAGTTCTCACGTAATAGTGATGGTTACTACTTCTTTAGATATTGAAGATAGACAAAAGGCAGATACTTATGAAGAAGTAAAATACTATCAAAATAAACCGATGACTAAGGCTATCTTAAATGAAATTATGGATCATTATTTCACCTAA
- a CDS encoding DUF4956 domain-containing protein codes for MFDNLTEETYFEFPSFEVALFSIILSFILSGTIAYTYYLTNKGSVFSRNFFQAMVLSSIVSCMVIMAVGNNLSAGFGIIGAIAIIRFRMRVENPRNIIFIFAALSVGVASGVYGYSIAVAGTVVFCLVSWLLYISSYGASSLSGEFLLLFTLAEGTDPLLVSDMLQGTCQDFRMNKISSNKRGNRYEYAVTLKTTVGKDKFFDMFLHSEGISDIRLERRDILNRI; via the coding sequence ATGTTTGATAATTTAACAGAAGAGACCTACTTCGAATTTCCGTCTTTCGAGGTAGCATTGTTTTCAATAATTTTGTCTTTTATTTTATCAGGTACAATTGCCTATACATACTATTTAACTAACAAGGGTTCTGTTTTTAGCAGAAACTTCTTTCAGGCAATGGTGTTGAGCTCCATTGTTTCGTGTATGGTAATAATGGCTGTTGGTAATAATTTAAGTGCAGGGTTTGGGATAATAGGCGCAATTGCCATTATCAGGTTTAGAATGCGGGTTGAGAACCCCAGAAACATCATATTTATTTTTGCGGCACTTTCTGTAGGTGTTGCTTCTGGTGTGTATGGTTATTCTATCGCAGTAGCAGGTACAGTTGTTTTTTGTCTAGTGTCTTGGCTCTTATACATCTCATCTTACGGAGCTAGTAGTCTTTCAGGAGAATTCTTATTGTTATTTACCTTGGCAGAAGGCACAGATCCGCTCTTAGTTTCAGATATGCTACAAGGCACTTGTCAAGATTTCAGAATGAACAAAATATCGAGCAACAAACGAGGTAATAGGTATGAGTATGCTGTTACGCTAAAGACAACTGTAGGTAAAGATAAGTTCTTTGATATGTTTCTTCATTCAGAAGGAATAAGTGATATAAGATTAGAAAGAAGAGATATTTTAAATAGGATATAA
- a CDS encoding alpha-L-arabinofuranosidase C-terminal domain-containing protein, with the protein MKRNFFAVLLILFFFAANSFAFTNTLSNPDSAYLFAYSVNEGRSGLTLAWSVDKENWHAIGPEHTFLFSDFGTWGSQKRMFNPDLIKDKSGKWHCIWSLNDKVGQFAHAASDNLYEWRRQSYPEVVDEGNVKNLEVSSTKDGAYLITWETENNGKTSLFKTTTKDFHTYTPTKTATESERLSKREEVEINGQKHTGIVYSVQWDLIDGLIKNLEWNKFHQSERSERMAEDGTRYNNLEPIEANISLEPSKAKSISDLLIGIFFEDINYAADGGLYAELIQNRDFEYDPSDVKGRDKTWNSKKAWSVSGDGISFEIETKAPIHANNKHFAVLGITKTGVGLSNEGYDGIAVKEGEKYNFSVFAKALEGTKQSLVVRLVDADGKVIGETKVKKVSTDWKKYKATLTASKTAADAKIEVIPQATGKLVLDMISLFPENTFKGRENGLRADLAQTIADIKPRFIRFPGGCVAHGDGLDNIYDWKNTIGPLEARVQQRNIWNYHQSVGLGYYEYFQFCEDIDAEPVPVLAAGVPCQNSSTGGYGQQGGIPMAEMDAYVQDVLDLIEWANGDKNSEWGKKRAAAGHPEPFNLKYIGIGNEDLITDIFEERFKIIYDAVIAKYPDITVIGTVGPFSSGTDYVEGWELATELKVPMVDEHYYQTPGWFVNNQDYYDKYDRSKSKVYLGEYAAHLPGRPNNIETALTEALYLTSVERNADVVTMTSYAPLLAKENHTQWNPDLIYFNNTEVNPTVGYYVQKMYGNNAGNQYIPSNLALSNKDKEVNKRVGISVVKDSKSGDLIIKLANLLPVSVNSSLDLSAYEIADTNAALTILTGDPTDKTATPEKSNITVSKNMKYQLPAYSFSIIRIKTQTL; encoded by the coding sequence ATGAAAAGAAATTTCTTTGCAGTATTACTTATTTTATTCTTTTTTGCGGCCAATAGTTTTGCATTTACCAACACACTTTCTAATCCTGATTCAGCTTATCTGTTTGCCTATTCGGTAAACGAAGGTCGCAGTGGTTTAACACTTGCATGGAGTGTAGATAAAGAGAACTGGCATGCAATTGGTCCAGAACACACATTCCTATTTTCAGATTTTGGTACTTGGGGTAGCCAAAAGCGCATGTTCAATCCAGATTTAATTAAAGATAAATCTGGCAAATGGCATTGCATATGGTCGCTAAACGATAAAGTAGGACAATTTGCGCATGCTGCATCAGACAATCTTTACGAGTGGAGACGCCAGTCTTATCCTGAAGTGGTAGACGAGGGAAATGTTAAAAACTTGGAAGTTTCTTCTACTAAAGATGGTGCTTACCTAATCACTTGGGAGACAGAAAACAATGGAAAAACTTCATTGTTTAAAACCACTACCAAAGATTTTCATACTTATACACCTACTAAAACAGCTACAGAAAGCGAACGCTTAAGTAAAAGAGAAGAAGTAGAAATTAATGGACAGAAACACACAGGTATAGTTTATTCTGTACAGTGGGATTTAATTGATGGACTCATAAAAAACTTAGAGTGGAATAAATTTCACCAAAGCGAGCGCTCAGAAAGAATGGCAGAAGATGGCACAAGGTATAATAATTTAGAACCGATTGAAGCCAATATTAGTCTTGAGCCTTCAAAAGCTAAAAGTATTAGCGATTTATTAATTGGAATCTTCTTCGAAGACATCAATTATGCAGCTGATGGTGGTTTGTATGCAGAGCTAATCCAAAACCGCGATTTTGAATACGATCCAAGTGATGTAAAAGGCAGAGATAAAACGTGGAATTCTAAAAAAGCATGGTCTGTAAGTGGTGATGGTATTTCATTCGAAATTGAAACAAAAGCCCCAATTCATGCAAATAATAAGCATTTTGCCGTACTAGGCATAACTAAAACCGGTGTTGGTTTATCTAATGAAGGCTACGATGGCATTGCTGTAAAAGAAGGAGAAAAATACAACTTCTCTGTGTTTGCAAAAGCGCTTGAAGGTACCAAACAAAGTTTAGTGGTGAGACTGGTTGATGCCGATGGAAAAGTGATTGGGGAGACAAAAGTTAAAAAAGTAAGTACCGACTGGAAAAAGTACAAAGCAACTTTAACTGCTAGCAAAACTGCGGCAGATGCTAAAATAGAAGTAATTCCGCAAGCTACAGGCAAGTTGGTTTTAGATATGATCTCTCTATTTCCAGAAAATACCTTTAAGGGTAGAGAAAATGGTTTAAGAGCAGATTTGGCTCAAACTATTGCCGATATTAAACCTAGATTTATTCGCTTTCCGGGTGGATGTGTAGCACATGGTGATGGTTTAGATAACATCTATGATTGGAAGAATACCATTGGACCTTTAGAAGCCAGAGTGCAACAACGAAACATCTGGAACTACCACCAGTCTGTTGGTTTGGGTTATTACGAGTATTTTCAGTTTTGCGAAGATATTGATGCCGAACCAGTACCCGTATTAGCAGCAGGTGTGCCTTGTCAAAACTCTTCTACTGGTGGTTATGGTCAGCAGGGAGGTATTCCTATGGCTGAGATGGATGCTTATGTGCAAGATGTACTCGACTTGATTGAGTGGGCAAATGGAGACAAAAATTCAGAATGGGGAAAGAAACGTGCAGCGGCTGGTCATCCAGAACCTTTCAATCTAAAATACATCGGTATCGGAAATGAAGATTTAATTACAGATATTTTCGAAGAGCGTTTTAAAATTATTTATGATGCTGTAATAGCAAAATATCCAGATATTACGGTGATCGGTACAGTTGGTCCTTTTTCTAGCGGAACAGACTATGTTGAAGGTTGGGAACTTGCAACAGAGCTAAAAGTGCCTATGGTAGACGAGCATTATTACCAAACACCGGGTTGGTTTGTAAATAACCAAGACTATTACGATAAGTATGATCGCTCAAAATCTAAAGTGTATTTGGGTGAATATGCAGCACATTTACCGGGTAGACCTAACAATATAGAAACGGCTTTAACTGAAGCACTTTACCTTACTTCTGTAGAGAGAAATGCAGATGTTGTAACAATGACATCTTATGCGCCATTGTTAGCAAAAGAAAACCATACACAGTGGAATCCAGATTTGATTTATTTTAATAATACTGAAGTAAATCCAACTGTAGGTTACTATGTGCAAAAAATGTATGGTAACAACGCTGGAAACCAGTACATTCCGAGTAATCTTGCATTATCTAACAAGGACAAAGAAGTAAATAAAAGAGTAGGTATTTCTGTAGTAAAAGATAGTAAAAGTGGCGATTTAATTATCAAACTGGCTAACCTGTTACCTGTTTCAGTAAACTCATCACTTGATCTAAGTGCCTACGAAATTGCAGACACAAATGCAGCATTAACGATATTAACTGGAGACCCTACAGATAAAACTGCTACTCCTGAAAAGAGCAACATCACGGTTTCTAAAAATATGAAATATCAATTACCAGCTTATTCATTTTCTATAATCCGAATTAAAACACAAACACTATAG
- a CDS encoding family 43 glycosylhydrolase — translation MIKLKKNLQIGVALGCLLFGIWSCDKKQEQTTSEETPTSETETVMISNPVIDGYFADPSIVKYEGKYYVYATIDPWGGDEYAVFESEDFINWERKQINWPTKEQCTSPTSNDSRVWAPSVIQGKDGKFYMYASVGSEIWAGVGETPLGPWKNAKEDNTPLIKGDMFPEYHMIDAEAFIDDDGQVYLYWGSGLNWVNGHCFVVKLEDDMISFDESTIKDITPPNYFEAPFMVKENGKYYLMYSDGKCTNATYKVRYSVSDSPYGPWTEGPESPVLSTSSDSTTLGPGHHTVFQENDQYYILYHRINDNSGDILRELSIDSLNFDLQGNIEKVTPTGVASFATE, via the coding sequence AACAAGAACAAACTACCTCTGAGGAAACACCTACTTCCGAAACAGAAACAGTTATGATTAGCAATCCGGTAATAGATGGATATTTTGCTGATCCATCCATAGTAAAATACGAAGGCAAATATTATGTATATGCCACTATAGACCCTTGGGGAGGTGATGAATATGCCGTGTTTGAGTCAGAAGATTTTATCAATTGGGAAAGAAAACAAATCAACTGGCCAACCAAAGAGCAATGCACTAGTCCTACTTCTAACGATTCTCGTGTTTGGGCGCCAAGTGTAATTCAAGGTAAAGATGGTAAATTTTATATGTATGCTTCTGTAGGAAGTGAAATTTGGGCAGGTGTTGGTGAAACACCACTTGGACCGTGGAAAAATGCCAAAGAAGACAACACGCCATTAATAAAAGGTGATATGTTTCCTGAGTATCATATGATTGATGCCGAGGCATTTATAGATGACGATGGACAAGTTTATCTTTACTGGGGTTCAGGATTAAACTGGGTAAATGGGCATTGCTTTGTAGTGAAATTGGAAGATGATATGATCTCTTTTGATGAAAGCACTATTAAAGACATTACTCCTCCAAACTATTTTGAAGCACCATTTATGGTAAAAGAAAATGGGAAATATTATTTGATGTATTCTGATGGAAAATGTACGAATGCAACCTATAAAGTAAGATATTCGGTATCAGACTCACCTTACGGCCCGTGGACGGAAGGACCAGAAAGTCCGGTGTTATCTACTTCGTCAGATTCTACTACTTTAGGCCCCGGTCATCACACTGTTTTTCAAGAAAATGACCAATATTATATCCTTTATCACAGAATTAATGATAATAGCGGCGATATACTTAGGGAATTAAGCATCGATAGCTTAAATTTCGATTTGCAAGGAAACATTGAGAAAGTAACACCAACTGGCGTAGCAAGTTTTGCTACCGAATAA